From a region of the Deltaproteobacteria bacterium genome:
- a CDS encoding alpha/beta hydrolase, translated as MATVTANNCEMFYEIDDFTDPWITEKETVWLQHGVGRSTKFWYHWVPALARHYRVLRRDMRGHGQSGDPGPNHKWSIDELITDMHDFMDAIGLPQVHYVGESIGGILGVAFAVRWPERLKSLTICNSPTTIRPAGGQALSGQHGNVKTALSSEGSRGWGRLLIEQKIISGRNPAHIDWVLNEWAKTPTHVLQGITRTLDNADTAPLLPQIEVPTLILAPSRSPITPLSDQLSMRALIPNSRLAVIEGPGHEIYVDEPEECIAAFLKFLRSLES; from the coding sequence ATGGCGACAGTCACTGCCAATAATTGCGAGATGTTCTACGAGATCGATGACTTTACCGATCCTTGGATAACGGAAAAAGAGACGGTATGGCTTCAGCATGGCGTCGGGCGCAGCACCAAGTTCTGGTATCACTGGGTCCCTGCCCTCGCCCGCCACTACCGAGTCCTGCGCCGCGACATGCGCGGCCATGGCCAGTCCGGCGATCCCGGACCGAACCACAAATGGTCAATCGATGAACTCATCACCGATATGCACGATTTCATGGATGCCATCGGCCTGCCGCAGGTGCATTATGTAGGCGAGTCCATCGGCGGCATCCTCGGCGTCGCTTTCGCCGTGCGCTGGCCGGAACGACTGAAGAGCCTCACTATCTGCAATTCTCCCACCACCATTCGCCCAGCCGGTGGACAAGCCTTGTCAGGACAACACGGCAACGTGAAAACGGCGCTCTCCTCCGAAGGCTCGCGCGGTTGGGGTCGGCTGCTGATTGAACAGAAAATTATCAGCGGTAGGAATCCTGCCCACATCGACTGGGTCCTCAACGAATGGGCGAAGACGCCCACACATGTCTTGCAAGGAATTACCCGCACGCTTGACAATGCCGATACCGCGCCGCTGCTGCCACAAATCGAAGTCCCAACTCTCATCCTGGCACCGTCGCGCAGCCCCATTACACCTTTGAGCGATCAACTCTCGATGCGCGCGCTGATTCCCAATTCACGTTTAGCCGTGATCGAAGGTCCGGGTCACGAGATCTACGTCGACGAGCCCGAGGAATGCATCGCTGCTTTTCTGAAGTTTCTGCGCTCGCTGGAGTCTTAG
- a CDS encoding MFS transporter: MEQSQVLAEPASATVTPSSPARLSPLVKLCYSLGEIPIAIRMASFNNFLLFFYTNVIMLSPSLAGLALALGRVWDGINDPLVGYLSDNTTSRFGRRRPYLFASVIPLGLTFYLLWNPPDGLGTWGNFAYLALAYMLMDGCFTFYSTPYLALGAELSRDYHERTQVVTARAVVHTLGAVFALVCFSRVVGTSPTAIQEGVALGVSTLSPELLRVGFASVGALLAVVMIGGGFIAFSGSREGKLTGSGQQLSFAAFFRSFTATLHNRPFRIELLSFGFLVFAWALHQPLTLYVYRDWLAMEAQVPTVMTLFFLATLISLGLWARLARHVGKNRAFQLCVLWSILVLSLFPLMRADMPHHWFYLFVIFIGLGAGGYALPASIVADIIDYDELQTGERREGLFFSLWTLVMKVTAALAIGCVGFGLDFIGYLPNQPQTEATLQGLKLLYGPIPAMFLLVSLLIFRRFPLTQESHADIQRQLQERRTRGA, from the coding sequence ATGGAACAATCCCAAGTCCTCGCGGAGCCGGCATCCGCAACAGTCACACCTTCCTCTCCCGCACGGCTGTCTCCCCTGGTGAAGCTCTGTTACAGCCTGGGGGAAATTCCGATCGCCATTCGCATGGCCTCGTTCAACAATTTCCTCCTCTTTTTCTACACCAATGTCATTATGTTGAGCCCCTCGTTGGCCGGCCTCGCCTTGGCGCTTGGGCGCGTGTGGGATGGCATCAATGACCCTCTGGTCGGTTATCTTTCCGATAACACCACCAGCCGTTTCGGTCGCCGCCGGCCCTATCTGTTCGCCAGTGTCATCCCTTTGGGATTGACGTTTTATTTACTGTGGAATCCGCCGGACGGCCTCGGGACCTGGGGCAACTTCGCCTATCTGGCGCTCGCCTATATGCTGATGGATGGCTGCTTCACCTTCTACTCGACTCCGTATCTGGCGCTGGGCGCGGAGCTGAGCCGCGATTATCATGAACGCACTCAGGTGGTCACGGCGCGCGCCGTCGTCCACACCCTTGGCGCGGTGTTCGCGCTCGTGTGCTTCAGCCGCGTGGTCGGCACCTCACCGACTGCGATACAGGAAGGTGTAGCCCTCGGGGTTTCCACTCTCTCCCCAGAACTCTTGCGTGTCGGCTTCGCTAGTGTCGGAGCCCTGCTGGCCGTGGTGATGATCGGAGGGGGGTTCATTGCGTTTTCCGGGAGTCGAGAAGGCAAGCTCACTGGCTCAGGTCAACAGCTTTCGTTCGCGGCTTTCTTCCGCTCCTTCACTGCGACCCTGCACAATCGCCCGTTCCGCATTGAGCTGCTCTCTTTCGGCTTTCTCGTCTTTGCTTGGGCGCTGCACCAACCCCTAACCCTGTACGTTTATCGCGATTGGCTGGCGATGGAAGCGCAAGTGCCCACGGTGATGACGCTCTTTTTCTTGGCGACGCTGATCTCGCTCGGATTGTGGGCGCGGCTGGCGCGGCATGTCGGAAAAAATCGCGCGTTCCAGCTCTGTGTGCTGTGGAGCATTCTCGTGTTATCGCTTTTTCCGCTGATGCGCGCGGATATGCCACACCATTGGTTTTATCTGTTCGTAATCTTCATCGGCTTGGGGGCGGGCGGGTACGCACTTCCGGCGTCCATTGTCGCCGACATTATCGACTACGACGAACTCCAGACCGGAGAACGACGCGAGGGGCTCTTCTTCAGTTTGTGGACTCTGGTCATGAAAGTCACCGCTGCCCTCGCCATCGGCTGCGTCGGCTTTGGACTCGATTTCATCGGCTATCTCCCCAACCAACCCCAAACGGAGGCCACGCTCCAAGGTCTCAAGCTCCTGTATGGTCCGATTCCGGCGATGTTCCTTCTCGTCTCATTGCTGATCTTTCGCCGCTTTCCCCTCACACAAGAGAGCCATGCCGACATCCAACGCCAGCTCCAAGAGCGGCGCACCCGGGGCGCATAA
- a CDS encoding clan AA aspartic protease, protein MVPVRVEGQDFEFLLDTGAAYTAVSKDLIALLDIPVDSQRTVAIAPAHGRVFQAPLVTIAELWIGGFRLTAVTAIVLDFPPILKIDGTVGMNILRQFRMTLEPDTATLVLRRPLAR, encoded by the coding sequence TTGGTTCCGGTCAGAGTCGAAGGACAGGACTTCGAATTTCTCCTCGATACTGGCGCTGCGTACACTGCGGTGAGCAAGGACTTGATTGCATTGCTCGACATTCCCGTTGACTCGCAACGAACGGTCGCAATTGCGCCGGCGCATGGGCGTGTCTTTCAAGCGCCGCTGGTGACCATAGCAGAGCTTTGGATCGGAGGATTCCGTCTGACGGCGGTCACGGCTATCGTCCTCGATTTTCCCCCCATCTTAAAGATTGACGGCACAGTGGGAATGAATATCCTCAGACAGTTCCGGATGACTCTTGAGCCGGACACGGCAACGCTCGTGCTTCGTCGTCCGCTAGCAAGGTAG
- a CDS encoding sigma-70 family RNA polymerase sigma factor — MAVDGTGGQEKHMLFAQWALPHKDYIYTACLYLTRQRDEAEDLFQETFLRAFRFFHQFTPGTNCRAWLLTIMHNAFRNRYAQRQREARSVEFDDAEREYERKLLHDGTAHCSDPEELVLSRMVDREITDALRSLPEEYRSTLLLVDIEELTYEEAAAVLQCPIGTVRSRLSRARRLLQKALTSYAVEHGYLKKENDPEAATKLRT; from the coding sequence ATGGCTGTAGATGGCACCGGCGGGCAAGAGAAGCACATGCTGTTCGCACAATGGGCGCTCCCGCATAAAGACTACATCTATACGGCCTGCCTCTACCTGACTCGGCAACGCGACGAAGCCGAGGACCTCTTCCAGGAAACGTTTCTGCGCGCGTTCCGGTTCTTTCATCAATTCACGCCGGGAACGAACTGCCGCGCGTGGCTGTTGACCATTATGCATAACGCGTTTCGGAATCGTTATGCACAGCGACAACGCGAGGCCCGCTCGGTGGAGTTCGATGACGCGGAGCGAGAGTACGAACGCAAATTATTGCATGACGGCACGGCGCACTGCAGCGATCCCGAGGAACTTGTGCTCTCACGGATGGTCGATCGCGAAATCACGGATGCGCTGCGCTCGCTGCCCGAAGAATACCGCTCGACGTTGCTGTTGGTAGATATCGAAGAGTTAACCTACGAGGAAGCCGCCGCTGTCTTGCAGTGCCCTATCGGTACTGTACGCTCGCGACTCTCACGCGCGCGCCGCCTGCTGCAAAAAGCACTCACAAGCTATGCGGTGGAGCACGGGTATCTCAAGAAAGAAAACGATCCAGAAGCCGCAACGAAACTGAGGACATAA
- a CDS encoding DoxX family protein — protein sequence MLETILVSHSDWMLQLALFVVRVALGCCIVVHGLGKLGFHPTNPGGVKAFSGWLASMNIPYPLLNAWIATTIEFGGGILFTLGLGTRFVALALTVNMFIAASTGHKGGGYLILNNPPGAEYAINLTVLFSMFVLTGPGALSLDYLLFA from the coding sequence GTGCTGGAAACGATTTTGGTGTCTCATTCGGACTGGATGTTGCAGTTGGCGCTGTTTGTCGTGCGTGTGGCATTGGGTTGCTGCATCGTCGTGCACGGCTTAGGGAAACTCGGGTTTCATCCGACCAATCCCGGCGGGGTGAAAGCCTTCTCCGGCTGGCTGGCCAGCATGAACATCCCCTATCCGCTGCTCAACGCCTGGATCGCCACGACCATCGAGTTTGGCGGCGGCATTCTTTTTACGCTGGGACTGGGCACGCGTTTCGTTGCCCTCGCCTTAACGGTGAACATGTTTATCGCCGCTTCGACCGGCCACAAAGGCGGTGGCTATCTGATCCTCAACAACCCTCCGGGCGCGGAATATGCCATCAACCTCACCGTGTTGTTTAGCATGTTCGTGCTCACCGGCCCCGGCGCGCTGTCGCTCGACTACCTGCTCTTTGCCTGA
- a CDS encoding HNH endonuclease: MESFFSETSAADIQREKTKARELRSSEWWKRKRASGVCHYCQQKFPPAELTMDHLVPLVRGGKSTKGNLVPACKDCNNKKKYALPWEWEEKNDE; encoded by the coding sequence ATGGAGTCATTTTTTTCCGAGACCAGTGCCGCCGACATCCAGCGCGAGAAGACCAAGGCGCGGGAACTCCGCTCTTCCGAATGGTGGAAGCGTAAACGCGCTTCCGGCGTGTGTCATTACTGCCAGCAAAAATTCCCGCCCGCCGAACTCACCATGGATCACCTGGTCCCCTTGGTGCGCGGAGGAAAATCCACCAAGGGCAACCTTGTTCCCGCCTGCAAGGACTGCAACAACAAGAAAAAGTATGCCCTGCCGTGGGAATGGGAAGAAAAAAACGATGAATGA
- a CDS encoding VOC family protein: MAVKKFSSAYYVVKNMDESVDFYKDVIGLNVKFRDGDRWTQFDVNGVGVALADSSEGSVPPGGGATVVLEVDNLMEMRETLTKKGIPVNDIVDMGGHGKYFTTKDPSGNVVQIFAR; encoded by the coding sequence ATGGCCGTGAAAAAATTCTCTAGCGCGTATTATGTAGTGAAGAACATGGACGAGTCCGTCGACTTCTACAAAGATGTCATCGGCCTCAACGTCAAATTCCGCGATGGCGATCGCTGGACGCAGTTCGACGTCAACGGAGTCGGCGTGGCTTTAGCCGACTCAAGCGAAGGATCGGTCCCTCCGGGCGGTGGCGCTACCGTCGTGCTCGAAGTCGATAACCTGATGGAGATGCGCGAGACACTCACGAAAAAAGGGATTCCCGTCAACGACATCGTCGACATGGGCGGTCACGGGAAATACTTCACGACCAAAGACCCGTCCGGCAATGTCGTGCAGATTTTTGCCAGATAG
- a CDS encoding DUF1800 family protein: MPRFQPTFARSLAFLLTAMLLLTGPHSVFGAVTITLSPSTSVTVPVNGIQQFTATVAGTPTTGVTWLLIPPAGVSASVIGKISVGGRYTAPSKPLPSFASLTVKATSMADPTVSTTNTITVRYAIPTVSSVVPNSVPLGPFTLTVNGKKFVNGAQVLWDGQPLTTTFVSSIKLTATGTAAQGGAHSITAANPGPDAVSTALTVTVVSNLSVTISPTTVSLAANGSQQFQVTVLGTANQNVTWSVVGGSGNGTITGTGLYTAPAIQPVGGTATVYAIAAADGVTQGSATVTIQASSTLSYARFLDQATFGPTPALLAHVQQVGMAGFLQEQFATPESPWPPLETVTRSQAIDAFFANARNGQDQLRQRVLGALSEIIVVASNKNTNANEVVPWLQLLSRNAFGNYRTLLKEITLDASMGKYLDLANSGVQGGAANENYPREVMQLFSLGLSLLNLDGSVQTDTNNTPLPTYTQTDVQQLAKALTGWTFTNASGTTSGGGNYNYYPGPMIPVPGKHNTSAKTVLGQSLPANQTAQQDLESVIDILFNHPNIGPFIATRFIRALVTSNPTPAYIARVAQVFNGGSGNARGDMQAVLTAILLDPEARNDTPASDFGRLRTPMQHTVAMTRALNIDPGPASQFSYLFYYMNEGLLDAPSVFGHYSPMYRIPKTTLFGPEFQIYSASDAVNRANFFYSLIYSPWPINPALQPFVNIASDASALVTAVDNTLLHGRMLPQTRTAILNSLPAMYDNNQRVMNALYLTFTSGEYLVQR, encoded by the coding sequence ATGCCGAGGTTTCAGCCAACATTTGCACGTTCGCTCGCGTTTCTCCTCACTGCCATGTTGCTGCTGACGGGGCCGCATTCCGTGTTCGGGGCGGTCACGATAACGCTCAGTCCTTCGACTAGCGTCACGGTCCCGGTCAACGGTATTCAACAGTTCACGGCAACGGTGGCTGGAACGCCGACGACAGGAGTGACTTGGTTACTCATCCCCCCAGCAGGGGTCTCCGCTAGTGTGATCGGGAAGATCAGTGTTGGCGGTCGATACACGGCCCCGTCCAAACCGCTCCCCAGTTTTGCCAGCCTGACAGTGAAAGCGACCAGCATGGCCGATCCGACAGTCAGTACCACTAACACCATTACCGTGCGCTATGCCATTCCCACCGTCAGCTCGGTGGTGCCCAACTCAGTGCCACTCGGCCCATTCACACTCACGGTCAATGGTAAGAAATTCGTGAACGGAGCCCAAGTGCTGTGGGACGGTCAGCCGCTCACCACTACATTCGTTTCGTCGATCAAACTCACCGCGACCGGGACCGCCGCTCAAGGCGGGGCGCACAGCATCACTGCCGCCAATCCCGGTCCTGATGCGGTTTCCACTGCGCTGACAGTCACTGTGGTCTCGAATCTCTCAGTCACGATCTCACCGACCACTGTAAGCCTGGCCGCGAATGGCTCGCAGCAATTTCAGGTGACCGTCTTGGGCACGGCGAATCAAAACGTCACTTGGAGCGTCGTGGGCGGTTCCGGCAATGGCACGATCACCGGCACCGGGCTCTACACCGCACCAGCAATCCAGCCGGTCGGCGGCACAGCGACGGTGTACGCCATCGCGGCAGCTGACGGCGTGACGCAGGGCTCGGCCACGGTCACTATTCAAGCGTCGTCAACGCTTTCCTATGCCCGCTTCTTAGATCAAGCCACCTTCGGCCCGACACCCGCGTTGTTGGCACATGTTCAACAGGTTGGCATGGCGGGGTTTCTCCAAGAGCAATTCGCCACGCCGGAATCGCCCTGGCCGCCGCTGGAGACTGTCACACGATCCCAGGCCATCGACGCCTTCTTCGCCAATGCGCGCAACGGTCAAGACCAACTGCGGCAACGGGTGCTTGGCGCGTTAAGCGAAATCATCGTCGTTGCCTCGAACAAGAACACCAATGCCAACGAAGTCGTCCCCTGGCTGCAACTGCTCAGCCGCAATGCCTTTGGCAACTACCGCACGCTGCTGAAGGAGATCACGCTCGATGCTTCCATGGGCAAGTATCTCGACCTAGCCAACAGCGGCGTACAGGGCGGAGCCGCCAACGAGAACTATCCCCGTGAGGTGATGCAACTCTTCAGTCTTGGGCTTTCGCTGCTCAACCTCGACGGCTCGGTGCAGACGGACACTAACAACACTCCTCTGCCCACCTATACCCAAACCGACGTGCAGCAACTGGCCAAAGCCCTGACCGGCTGGACTTTTACCAACGCCAGCGGCACAACCAGCGGTGGTGGCAACTATAATTACTACCCTGGCCCGATGATCCCGGTTCCTGGCAAGCACAACACCTCGGCAAAGACCGTGCTCGGTCAATCGCTCCCTGCCAACCAAACCGCTCAGCAAGATTTAGAGAGTGTCATCGACATCCTCTTCAACCACCCGAACATTGGGCCGTTCATCGCCACGCGATTCATTCGCGCCCTGGTGACCAGCAATCCGACTCCGGCCTATATCGCCCGCGTCGCCCAGGTCTTCAACGGCGGCAGTGGCAACGCCCGTGGCGACATGCAGGCGGTTCTCACCGCCATCCTGCTCGACCCCGAGGCCCGCAACGATACCCCAGCGAGCGATTTCGGTCGCCTGCGCACACCCATGCAACACACAGTGGCTATGACACGCGCCTTAAATATCGACCCTGGCCCTGCCTCGCAGTTCTCGTACCTCTTCTACTACATGAACGAAGGGCTCTTAGATGCGCCGTCGGTCTTCGGCCATTACTCGCCGATGTACCGTATTCCCAAGACCACGCTGTTCGGACCGGAATTTCAGATCTATTCGGCCAGCGATGCGGTCAATCGCGCCAATTTCTTTTATTCACTGATTTACAGTCCATGGCCGATCAACCCAGCTCTACAGCCGTTCGTCAACATTGCCAGCGACGCCTCGGCTTTAGTCACCGCCGTGGATAACACCTTGCTGCATGGCCGTATGCTGCCGCAAACGCGCACCGCCATTCTGAATTCCTTGCCGGCCATGTACGACAACAACCAGCGCGTCATGAACGCACTGTATCTGACGTTCACGTCCGGCGAGTATCTAGTGCAGCGCTAG
- a CDS encoding amidohydrolase produces the protein MSAQRNGVRLQGAIDADGHILEPPDLWEKYLEPKYRDRAMRLRVNGEGLEYLEVDGKPMWTGYPGFPGSLGGMGASDLSPSPELTYLSGAPAGSMNAKERIARMESESVIKSVLYPTLGLFLGEIKNPDLYAAHCRAYNRWIVDFCSDSGGRLIPIAQVSLDDDPHEAARELERAVKAGAKGGFFLPFNWKRKSPGHPDFNPLWAKAQELDIPLAIHPTADPPELDVHKRFAELGQDGDTFNFTWYMDVLVAQGMMQSFVSLFHYGLFDRFPTVKMVVLESQAGWIGYLLDRMDAVYRVPLGKTTQMKESPSTYFRRQCWISADPDEKTVSSIIQVVGSDRFFWASDFPHPDHIGHYMEALGEMVEPLSETAQRQVLWENVSQVYKLGE, from the coding sequence ATGAGTGCACAACGTAATGGCGTGCGCCTACAAGGCGCGATTGACGCCGACGGACATATTCTCGAACCCCCGGATCTCTGGGAAAAATATCTTGAACCCAAGTATCGCGATCGAGCGATGCGCCTGCGCGTCAACGGCGAAGGTCTGGAATACCTGGAAGTGGACGGCAAGCCAATGTGGACCGGCTACCCGGGGTTTCCCGGCTCGCTTGGGGGGATGGGGGCCTCGGATCTCAGCCCTAGTCCTGAGCTGACCTACCTCAGCGGCGCTCCCGCCGGCTCGATGAACGCCAAAGAGCGCATCGCGCGTATGGAGAGCGAGAGTGTAATCAAGTCGGTGCTGTACCCTACCCTGGGACTCTTTCTCGGAGAGATCAAAAACCCGGACCTCTATGCTGCGCACTGTCGAGCCTACAACCGCTGGATTGTCGATTTCTGCTCCGACTCGGGCGGACGGCTGATACCGATCGCGCAGGTGTCGCTGGATGACGACCCCCACGAGGCAGCCCGCGAATTAGAACGCGCGGTCAAGGCTGGCGCCAAAGGCGGATTCTTCTTGCCGTTCAACTGGAAACGGAAATCGCCCGGCCACCCGGACTTCAATCCGTTGTGGGCCAAGGCGCAAGAGCTGGACATCCCCCTCGCCATCCATCCCACGGCGGACCCGCCGGAGCTGGATGTGCACAAGCGCTTTGCCGAGCTGGGTCAAGATGGAGACACGTTTAACTTCACCTGGTACATGGACGTCCTGGTGGCGCAAGGCATGATGCAGTCCTTCGTCTCGCTTTTCCATTATGGCCTCTTCGACCGCTTTCCCACAGTGAAGATGGTGGTGTTGGAATCCCAAGCCGGCTGGATCGGCTATCTGCTGGACCGTATGGACGCGGTGTACCGCGTCCCGCTGGGCAAAACAACGCAGATGAAAGAGTCGCCCAGCACCTATTTTCGACGGCAGTGCTGGATCTCGGCTGACCCCGACGAGAAAACTGTCTCCTCGATCATCCAGGTCGTCGGCAGTGACCGTTTCTTCTGGGCATCGGACTTCCCGCACCCGGATCACATCGGACATTACATGGAAGCGCTGGGCGAGATGGTAGAGCCGTTGTCGGAGACCGCCCAGCGGCAGGTGTTGTGGGAGAACGTTAGTCAGGTCTACAAGCTGGGGGAATAA
- a CDS encoding MarR family transcriptional regulator, with translation MANKQKVYESDFALRDKAAVLVGCTAQEIANFVERALKEFGVSREQLSVLHYLDTEGQEGMTVNRLRETLLDDRPNVSRMLNKMVEKGLVRKERQADDQRIVYISLTEKGRQLHDQADQRIIGHNVRLSPEECRTLIELLMKM, from the coding sequence ATGGCTAATAAGCAAAAAGTCTACGAGTCCGACTTCGCCCTTCGCGATAAAGCGGCCGTGCTGGTGGGGTGCACGGCGCAAGAGATTGCCAATTTTGTCGAACGTGCACTGAAAGAGTTTGGCGTCAGCCGCGAGCAATTGAGTGTGCTTCACTACTTGGACACCGAAGGGCAAGAGGGAATGACGGTCAATCGGCTGCGCGAAACCCTCTTGGATGATCGCCCGAACGTCTCTCGCATGCTCAACAAAATGGTGGAGAAGGGACTCGTGCGCAAAGAACGTCAGGCGGACGATCAGCGCATCGTGTACATTTCGCTTACCGAGAAGGGTCGGCAACTCCACGACCAAGCGGACCAGAGAATCATCGGCCACAACGTGCGCTTGTCGCCTGAGGAGTGTCGGACCTTAATCGAGCTGTTGATGAAAATGTAA
- a CDS encoding LLM class flavin-dependent oxidoreductase produces MPTPMKFGYMLDFRQPPHLAPMEPAAFYAAMLQQATVADQSGLDSIWLTEHHFTEDGYLSAVMPALAAIAARTTRATIGTYVLLAPFYHPLRLAEDAAAIDVISNGRLRLGIGLGYREEEFAGFQIPRTERLGRTLETIDILRRAWTGEVFSFQGKHFNFHDVQVLPRPVSRPHPELLWGGMAPQAIRRGARLGLSFACNLGPPEIELYHQALREHGKDPANFNVVNSRLVYIADSEEQAWREVEASVMYQMSMYGKWLSAAGFQSASFRPDAAMLRRGGILGPPALVTERLQRMIEKTAMTELCLSMQVPGLDPRKGMRSLERFATEVLPVLRKG; encoded by the coding sequence ATGCCCACACCGATGAAATTCGGCTACATGTTAGATTTTCGCCAACCGCCGCATCTGGCACCGATGGAACCCGCAGCCTTTTATGCCGCCATGTTGCAGCAGGCCACTGTCGCCGACCAGTCAGGACTCGATTCGATTTGGCTCACAGAGCATCATTTCACGGAAGACGGTTACCTCTCCGCCGTGATGCCGGCACTGGCGGCCATCGCCGCGCGCACCACCCGAGCCACGATCGGCACCTACGTCTTGCTGGCCCCCTTTTACCACCCGTTACGTTTGGCCGAGGATGCAGCGGCGATCGACGTGATCTCCAACGGTCGCCTGCGGCTCGGCATTGGCTTGGGGTATCGTGAGGAAGAATTTGCTGGCTTTCAGATTCCGCGCACCGAACGCCTGGGGCGTACGCTTGAAACCATCGACATTCTCAGACGCGCGTGGACCGGCGAAGTGTTCAGCTTCCAAGGGAAACATTTCAACTTTCACGATGTGCAAGTCCTGCCACGGCCCGTCAGCCGCCCGCACCCGGAATTGCTCTGGGGCGGCATGGCACCGCAAGCCATCCGACGTGGGGCGCGACTCGGCTTGTCCTTCGCCTGTAATTTGGGACCACCAGAAATCGAACTCTATCACCAAGCCTTGCGCGAACATGGCAAAGATCCGGCAAACTTCAATGTCGTCAACAGTCGCCTCGTGTATATCGCCGACAGCGAGGAACAAGCCTGGCGCGAGGTCGAAGCCTCGGTCATGTACCAGATGAGCATGTATGGGAAGTGGCTTTCCGCCGCCGGATTCCAGAGTGCCTCCTTCCGCCCGGACGCCGCGATGCTGCGTCGCGGCGGCATCCTCGGGCCGCCGGCATTAGTGACAGAACGGCTGCAACGGATGATCGAGAAGACGGCGATGACCGAATTATGCCTGTCGATGCAGGTGCCGGGCCTCGATCCGCGCAAAGGCATGCGTTCGCTCGAACGTTTCGCGACCGAGGTGCTCCCGGTGTTGCGCAAGGGGTGA
- a CDS encoding toll/interleukin-1 receptor domain-containing protein, with amino-acid sequence MGSHVFICYAHEDRDFVLTLASQLKARDVVVWSGVNGSTQIEVASD; translated from the coding sequence ATGGGGAGCCACGTTTTCATCTGCTACGCCCACGAGGATCGGGATTTTGTGCTGACCCTTGCCTCGCAATTGAAAGCGCGAGACGTGGTGGTGTGGTCGGGGGTCAATGGGAGCACGCAAATCGAAGTTGCGAGTGATTGA
- a CDS encoding Uma2 family endonuclease, with protein MSAVRLATVEDLYRVPENGKAELVNGELVLMPPTGDLPGSAAGAVFVSLHAYARQTQKGRAYTDNAAFIVNLPHRRSFSPDAAFYIGPRTGGKFLQGAPIFAVEVRSESDYGPKAERDMAEKRADYFAAGTLVVWDVDVLKDEAVRVYRVADPDKLTVYRRGEMAEANPALPGWTMPVDDLFA; from the coding sequence ATGAGTGCTGTCCGTCTTGCCACAGTTGAGGATCTGTATCGCGTGCCCGAAAATGGCAAAGCAGAACTTGTGAATGGGGAGCTAGTATTGATGCCTCCAACTGGTGATTTGCCTGGCTCTGCTGCGGGAGCAGTCTTTGTCTCTTTACACGCCTATGCGCGGCAAACACAAAAGGGACGAGCGTACACCGATAACGCCGCCTTCATCGTCAACTTGCCCCATCGCAGATCGTTTAGCCCGGATGCCGCTTTTTATATAGGCCCAAGAACTGGAGGAAAGTTCCTGCAAGGCGCGCCGATCTTCGCGGTTGAAGTACGCAGTGAAAGCGACTACGGCCCCAAAGCAGAGCGTGACATGGCTGAGAAGCGCGCCGACTATTTCGCCGCGGGTACGCTTGTGGTGTGGGACGTCGATGTGCTCAAGGATGAAGCAGTCCGAGTCTATCGGGTGGCAGATCCCGATAAGCTGACAGTCTATCGTCGCGGCGAAATGGCTGAAGCCAATCCAGCGCTCCCCGGCTGGACCATGCCGGTGGATGATTTGTTCGCCTGA